In Synergistota bacterium, the genomic stretch GATCCCATTTGGAGCCACGTATCCTCTTGCAATAGCTATTGCCTTCACAGCTTGGTTTACTGCACCCGCCCCAATAGCTTGAAGCTCAGCGCATCCCTTTTCCCTTAATACGGCAGCCAAAGCACCCGCAACCGACTTAGGTCTAGACTGAGCCGAAACTTTTAAAACCTCCATGCACAACCCCTCCTTTTAAAAAGTGCATATTCCCGCCCTTATACTGTAAAAATAATGACACATCTATTTATTTTTGTCAATAGCTCCTAGCTTTGGTGATATAATTTTAATATCATGATAGAAAGTTTGCTTGAAAGGTTAATGCTTATCTCAAACGAGATAAGCCAAAGTTACAA encodes the following:
- a CDS encoding stage V sporulation protein S: MEVLKVSAQSRPKSVAGALAAVLREKGCAELQAIGAGAVNQAVKAIAIARGYVAPNGIDIVCIPAFTKVEIEGEERTAIKFVVESR